In Streptomyces sp. SN-593, a single genomic region encodes these proteins:
- the pheT gene encoding phenylalanine--tRNA ligase subunit beta, which translates to MRVPLSWLREYVDLPAGTTGRDVQAKLISAGLEVETVEHVGAGLQGPLVVGQVLTIEELEGFKKPIRFCTVDVGKANGTGEPQEIVCGARNFAVGDKVVVILPGGVLPGDFRISARKTYGRVSHGMICSARELGMGDDHDGIVVLPPEHETGTDAIGLLELVDDVLDIAVTPDRGYCLSLRGVAREVATAFGLPLSDPALIDVPGPREGGYPVQVSDPAGCDRFTARTVTGVNHEARSPIWLQRRLQKVGMRPISLAVDITNYVMFEVGQPLHAYDRTRLNGPIGVRRAGAGEKLTTLDGVERVLDAEDLVITDATGPIGLAGVMGGAHTEIADSGTSEIVIEAAHFDPVSIARTARRHKLGSEAARRFERGTDPQATAAAAQRAVDLLVLLAGGAAEPGVTDVAVPAEPRTVAMAADHPDRVAGTGYGRETVVRRLQQIGCHVTGSDELVVSVPSWRPDLAFPNDLAEEVIRLEGYENLPSTLPKVPSQRGLTDSQLLRRRIGRALAGAGYVEAPNYPFLGADAFDALGLDADDPRRRTVLLANPLSDNEPALRTTLLPGLLGALRRNDGRGSHDLALFETGLVFHPQDGAGVPPRLPVDRRPTAEEIASLEAALPDQPRHAAVVLAGAREPSGWWGPGHPAGWADAIEAARRVAREAGVELILRQDQHAPYHPGRCAAFYAVAPDGTEVLIGHGGELHPRVTKALGVPERTSAMEVDLDLIESAGAGYRPSGPRVSTFPVATQDVALVVASDVPAAEVETALREGAGGLLESLRLFDVFTGPQIGEGRKSLAYALRFRAADRTLTAEEASAAREAAVARAAERTDAVLRS; encoded by the coding sequence ATGCGGGTCCCGCTTTCTTGGCTGCGGGAGTACGTCGACCTGCCGGCCGGCACCACCGGCCGCGACGTCCAGGCCAAGCTCATTTCCGCCGGTCTGGAGGTCGAGACGGTCGAGCACGTGGGCGCCGGGCTGCAAGGGCCGCTGGTCGTCGGCCAGGTGCTGACCATCGAGGAACTGGAGGGCTTCAAGAAGCCGATCCGGTTCTGCACCGTGGACGTCGGCAAGGCGAACGGCACCGGCGAGCCGCAGGAGATCGTCTGCGGCGCCCGCAACTTCGCGGTCGGCGACAAGGTCGTGGTGATCCTGCCCGGCGGCGTGCTGCCCGGCGACTTCCGGATCTCCGCCCGCAAGACCTACGGCCGGGTCTCGCACGGCATGATCTGCTCCGCCCGCGAGCTGGGCATGGGCGACGACCACGACGGCATCGTGGTGCTGCCGCCCGAGCACGAGACGGGCACCGACGCGATCGGCCTGCTCGAACTCGTCGATGACGTGCTGGACATCGCGGTCACCCCCGACCGCGGCTACTGCCTGTCGCTGCGCGGGGTGGCCCGGGAGGTCGCGACCGCGTTCGGGCTGCCGCTGAGCGATCCGGCGCTGATCGACGTGCCCGGCCCCAGGGAGGGCGGCTACCCGGTCCAGGTCTCCGACCCGGCCGGCTGCGACCGCTTCACCGCGCGCACCGTCACCGGCGTCAACCACGAGGCCCGATCGCCGATCTGGCTCCAGCGCCGGCTTCAGAAGGTCGGCATGCGGCCGATCTCGCTCGCCGTGGACATCACCAACTACGTGATGTTCGAGGTCGGGCAGCCGCTGCACGCCTACGACCGGACCCGGCTGAACGGCCCGATCGGGGTGCGACGCGCCGGGGCCGGCGAGAAGCTCACCACCCTCGACGGCGTCGAGCGGGTGCTGGACGCCGAGGACCTGGTGATCACCGACGCGACCGGGCCGATCGGCCTGGCCGGGGTGATGGGCGGCGCGCACACCGAGATCGCCGACTCCGGCACCAGCGAGATCGTCATCGAGGCCGCGCACTTCGACCCGGTGTCGATCGCCCGCACCGCCCGCCGGCACAAGCTCGGCTCCGAGGCGGCCCGCCGCTTCGAGCGCGGCACCGACCCGCAGGCGACCGCGGCCGCCGCGCAGCGCGCCGTGGACCTGCTGGTGCTGCTGGCCGGCGGCGCCGCGGAGCCCGGCGTCACCGACGTCGCGGTGCCGGCCGAGCCGCGCACCGTGGCGATGGCCGCCGACCACCCCGACCGGGTGGCCGGCACCGGGTACGGCCGCGAGACCGTGGTGCGCCGGCTCCAGCAGATCGGCTGCCACGTCACCGGCTCCGACGAGCTGGTCGTCAGCGTGCCGAGCTGGCGGCCCGACCTCGCCTTCCCCAACGACCTCGCGGAGGAGGTCATCCGGCTGGAGGGCTACGAGAACCTGCCCTCCACCCTGCCCAAGGTGCCCTCGCAGCGCGGCCTGACCGACTCCCAGCTCCTGCGCCGCCGGATCGGCCGCGCGCTGGCCGGCGCCGGCTACGTGGAGGCGCCGAACTACCCCTTCCTCGGCGCCGACGCCTTCGACGCGCTCGGGCTCGACGCGGACGACCCGCGCCGCCGCACCGTGCTGCTGGCCAACCCGCTGTCCGACAACGAGCCGGCGCTGCGCACCACCCTGCTGCCCGGACTGCTCGGCGCCCTGCGCCGCAACGACGGGCGCGGCAGCCACGACCTCGCGCTCTTCGAGACCGGCCTGGTCTTCCATCCCCAGGACGGCGCCGGCGTCCCGCCGCGGCTGCCGGTCGACCGCCGGCCCACGGCGGAGGAGATCGCGTCGCTGGAGGCCGCCCTGCCGGACCAGCCGCGGCACGCCGCCGTGGTGCTGGCCGGGGCCCGCGAGCCCTCCGGCTGGTGGGGCCCGGGGCACCCGGCCGGATGGGCCGACGCGATCGAGGCCGCCCGCCGGGTCGCCCGCGAGGCCGGGGTCGAGCTGATCCTGCGCCAGGACCAGCACGCGCCCTACCACCCCGGACGGTGCGCGGCCTTCTACGCCGTCGCCCCCGACGGTACGGAGGTGCTGATCGGGCACGGCGGCGAGCTGCACCCGCGGGTCACCAAGGCGCTCGGTGTGCCCGAACGCACCTCGGCGATGGAGGTCGACCTCGACCTGATCGAGAGCGCCGGGGCCGGCTACCGGCCGAGCGGACCGCGCGTGTCGACGTTCCCCGTCGCCACGCAGGACGTCGCGCTGGTCGTCGCGTCCGACGTGCCCGCGGCCGAGGTCGAGACGGCGCTGCGCGAGGGGGCCGGTGGACTCCTGGAGTCCCTGCGGCTCTTCGACGTCTTCACCGGTCCGCAGATCGGCGAGGGGCGCAAGTCCCTGGCGTACGCGCTGCGCTTCCGGGCGGCGGACCGCACGCTCACCGCGGAGGAGGCGTCCGCCGCCCGTGAGGCGGCGGTGGCCCGCGCGGCCGAGCGCACCGACGCGGTGCTGCGCAGCTAG
- the pheS gene encoding phenylalanine--tRNA ligase subunit alpha, producing MSAPNKSYDPVEVEALQPEQVERMRDEALAAIAAAADLDALTHVRTAHAGGGSPLALANREIGALPPQAKAEAGKRVGQARGQVNKAIAARQAELEAERDARVLVEEAVDVTLPYGRVPSGARHPLTTLSDRIEDIFVAMGYEVAEGPEVEAEWFNFDALNFPPDHPARDAQDTFFVAGPDGSEASGMVLRTHTSPVQIRALLARELPVYVIAPGRVYRSDELDATHTPVFAQVELLAVDEGLTMADLKGTLDHMVVSLFGEGMTTRLRPNFFPFTEPSAEMDMLCYVCRGASVGNPDRPCRTCSSEGWIELGGCGMVNPQVLVACGVDPQKYSGFAFGFGIERMMMFRHNVEDMRDIVEGDVRFTLPFGMEI from the coding sequence ATGTCGGCACCGAACAAGTCGTACGACCCAGTCGAGGTCGAGGCGTTGCAGCCGGAGCAGGTCGAGCGGATGCGCGACGAAGCGCTCGCCGCGATCGCGGCCGCCGCCGATCTGGACGCCCTCACCCACGTCAGGACCGCGCACGCCGGCGGTGGTTCACCGCTCGCGCTGGCCAACCGCGAGATCGGCGCGCTGCCCCCGCAGGCCAAGGCCGAGGCCGGCAAGCGGGTCGGCCAGGCCCGCGGCCAGGTGAACAAGGCGATCGCCGCCCGGCAGGCCGAGCTGGAGGCCGAGCGCGACGCGCGGGTGCTGGTCGAGGAGGCGGTCGACGTCACGCTGCCCTACGGCCGCGTCCCGTCGGGCGCCCGCCACCCGCTGACCACCCTGAGCGACCGCATCGAGGACATCTTCGTGGCCATGGGCTACGAGGTCGCCGAGGGGCCCGAGGTCGAGGCCGAGTGGTTCAACTTCGACGCGCTGAACTTCCCGCCGGACCACCCGGCCCGCGACGCCCAGGACACCTTCTTCGTCGCCGGCCCCGACGGGTCGGAGGCGTCGGGGATGGTGCTGCGCACCCACACCTCACCGGTGCAGATCCGCGCGCTGCTCGCCCGCGAGCTGCCGGTCTACGTGATCGCGCCCGGCCGCGTCTACCGCTCCGACGAGCTGGACGCCACCCACACGCCGGTGTTCGCCCAGGTCGAGCTGCTGGCCGTGGACGAGGGCCTGACCATGGCGGACCTGAAGGGCACCCTCGACCACATGGTCGTCTCGCTCTTCGGCGAGGGGATGACGACCCGGCTGCGGCCGAACTTCTTCCCGTTCACCGAGCCGTCCGCCGAGATGGACATGCTCTGCTACGTCTGCCGCGGCGCCTCCGTCGGCAACCCGGACCGCCCCTGCCGCACCTGCTCCTCCGAGGGCTGGATCGAGCTGGGCGGCTGCGGCATGGTCAACCCGCAGGTCCTCGTCGCCTGCGGCGTCGACCCCCAGAAGTACAGCGGCTTCGCGTTCGGCTTCGGCATCGAGCGGATGATGATGTTCCGCCACAACGTCGAGGACATGCGAGACATCGTCGAGGGTGACGTGCGCTTCACCCTTCCGTTCGGGATGGAGATCTGA
- a CDS encoding sensor histidine kinase, which yields MPQNGVRGVAADRPAGTAPYSLGIDPDDLPDGLVVADESGRVICFNAAAARITALRPADVLGRPVEQALPLEDLEGRRWWQLTDPYGGLAIRVAQPERNLLLPGGREVLVSARYVRQRPRGPVRRLVVTLRGTEARRRTERSHAELIATVAHELRSPLTSVKGFTATLLAKWERFTDDHKKLMLETVDADANRVTRLIAELLDISRIDSGRLEVRRQPVDMAAAVRHHVDAHVAAGQGPERFAVLVPGPLPALWADPDKIDQILGNLLENAVRHGDGTVTIEVTRATGLGGDDRTTEGTAVTVSDEGPGIPEESMSRVFTRFWRGSKRGGTGLGLYIVKGIVEAHGGTISVGRAPGGGAEFRFILPVGAPAYLA from the coding sequence ATGCCGCAGAACGGCGTGCGCGGCGTGGCGGCGGACCGGCCCGCCGGCACGGCCCCGTACTCCTTGGGCATCGACCCCGACGACCTGCCCGACGGGCTGGTGGTCGCCGACGAGAGCGGGCGGGTGATCTGCTTCAACGCCGCCGCCGCCCGGATCACCGCGCTGCGCCCGGCCGACGTGCTCGGCCGCCCGGTGGAGCAGGCACTGCCGCTGGAGGACCTGGAGGGGCGCCGCTGGTGGCAGCTCACCGACCCCTACGGCGGGCTCGCCATCCGGGTCGCGCAGCCCGAGCGGAACCTGCTGCTGCCCGGCGGCCGCGAGGTGCTGGTCTCGGCGCGGTACGTGCGGCAGCGGCCGCGCGGGCCGGTGCGGCGGCTGGTGGTGACGCTGCGCGGCACCGAGGCGCGGCGCCGTACCGAGCGCTCGCACGCCGAACTGATCGCCACCGTCGCCCACGAACTGCGCTCCCCGCTCACCTCGGTCAAGGGCTTCACCGCGACGCTGCTGGCGAAGTGGGAGCGGTTCACCGACGACCACAAGAAGCTGATGCTGGAGACCGTCGACGCCGACGCCAACCGGGTGACCCGGCTGATCGCCGAGCTGCTCGACATCTCCCGGATCGACTCCGGCCGGCTGGAGGTGCGCCGCCAGCCGGTGGACATGGCGGCGGCCGTCCGGCACCACGTGGACGCCCACGTCGCGGCCGGGCAGGGCCCCGAACGGTTCGCGGTCCTCGTGCCCGGGCCGCTGCCGGCGCTGTGGGCCGACCCGGACAAGATCGACCAGATCCTCGGCAACCTGCTGGAAAACGCGGTGCGGCACGGCGACGGGACTGTCACCATCGAGGTGACCCGCGCCACCGGCCTCGGTGGCGACGACCGGACGACGGAAGGCACGGCGGTCACGGTGAGCGACGAAGGGCCCGGCATCCCCGAGGAGTCGATGAGCCGCGTCTTCACCCGTTTCTGGCGGGGCAGCAAGCGGGGCGGCACCGGCCTGGGCCTGTACATCGTCAAGGGCATCGTCGAGGCGCACGGCGGCACCATCAGCGTCGGGCGGGCGCCCGGCGGCGGCGCCGAGTTCCGATTTATCCTGCCCGTCGGGGCCCCCGCCTACCTGGCCTGA
- a CDS encoding TrmH family RNA methyltransferase, with protein sequence MSTPPTDLTSLRSARVTAARRLARRSFRAKERRFLAEGPQAVREAAAHPGGPDGRTLIELYATAEAAERHPDVIEAARAAGAPVLTTTPEVVADVSDTVTPQGLVGVCRFLDTPFERVLAARPRLVAVLAHVRDPGNAGTVLRCADAAGADAVVLTDASVDLYNPKAVRASAGSLFHLPVAVGVPVEAAVADLRAQGVRVLAADGAGRRDLDTELDEGRMAGPTAWVFGNEAWGLPEETRALTDEVVRVPIHGRAESLNLATAAAVCLYASARAQRTSAGCRGITPS encoded by the coding sequence GTGAGTACGCCCCCGACGGATCTGACCTCGTTGCGGTCCGCGCGGGTGACCGCGGCGCGCCGGCTCGCCAGACGGTCGTTCCGGGCGAAGGAGCGACGGTTCCTCGCGGAGGGGCCGCAGGCCGTGCGGGAGGCGGCCGCGCACCCGGGCGGGCCGGACGGCCGGACGCTGATCGAGCTGTACGCCACCGCGGAAGCCGCCGAACGGCACCCCGACGTCATCGAGGCGGCCCGCGCCGCCGGCGCCCCCGTGCTGACCACCACCCCCGAGGTGGTCGCCGACGTCTCCGACACCGTCACCCCGCAGGGCCTGGTCGGGGTCTGCCGGTTCCTGGACACGCCGTTCGAGCGGGTGCTCGCCGCCCGGCCGCGGCTGGTGGCCGTGCTCGCGCACGTCCGCGACCCGGGCAACGCCGGCACCGTACTGCGCTGCGCGGACGCGGCCGGCGCCGACGCGGTGGTGCTCACCGACGCCTCCGTCGACCTGTACAACCCCAAGGCCGTACGCGCCTCCGCCGGCAGCCTCTTCCACCTGCCGGTCGCGGTCGGCGTGCCGGTGGAGGCGGCCGTGGCGGACCTGCGGGCCCAGGGCGTCCGGGTGCTGGCCGCCGACGGCGCCGGGCGGCGCGACCTGGACACCGAACTCGACGAGGGCCGGATGGCCGGGCCGACCGCCTGGGTGTTCGGGAACGAGGCGTGGGGGCTGCCCGAGGAGACCAGGGCGCTGACGGACGAGGTGGTCCGGGTGCCGATCCACGGCCGGGCGGAGAGCCTGAACCTCGCGACGGCCGCCGCCGTCTGCCTGTACGCCTCCGCCCGCGCCCAGCGCACCTCGGCGGGGTGCCGCGGCATCACCCCGAGCTAG
- the rplT gene encoding 50S ribosomal protein L20, translating to MARVKRAVNAQKKRRAILEQASGYRGQRSRLYRKAKEQVTHSLVYNYNDRKKRKGDFRQLWIQRINAAARANGITYNRFIQGLKAANIEVDRKILAELAVTDAPAFAALVEVAQKALPSDVNAPKAA from the coding sequence AGAAGAAGCGCCGGGCGATCCTCGAGCAGGCCAGCGGCTACCGCGGTCAGCGTTCGCGCCTGTACCGCAAGGCCAAGGAGCAGGTCACCCACTCCCTGGTCTACAACTACAACGACCGCAAGAAGCGCAAGGGCGACTTCCGCCAGCTCTGGATCCAGCGGATCAACGCCGCTGCCCGTGCGAACGGCATCACCTACAACCGCTTCATCCAGGGTCTGAAGGCCGCCAACATCGAGGTGGACCGCAAGATCCTCGCGGAGCTCGCGGTGACCGACGCCCCCGCGTTCGCCGCGCTGGTCGAGGTCGCGCAGAAGGCGCTCCCGTCGGACGTGAACGCGCCCAAGGCCGCGTGA